GGATTTTCGCTGCCCGGCGGGCACCGGTAGCCAAATATTTCAAATGTTCCCATGCCCGGTCCGGGAATTGATAGCCCAATACCGCGAATTGTCGCTGCGCGGCAGCCGGGGTGAGCCGTAACGTGTCCGCATCAAGTGCCACCACAGACTTCAGCAGCGGCCGATAAAACAGTTTGGTGTGCACATCCGCGACACTGCGCCGCGTGCGCGCCCACCATCGCTGCGCCGCAGCAGCATAGGTTTCCTGCGAATTGGGGCTAATACCGCTGGAGCGGGCAAGCCACCGCCACCGCTGTTCGTCGGCGGCTTCCGGCAGAGTATGGGTGCGACGTACTCGCTGCAGCTGTAAACGATGCTCGACCAGGCGCATGGTTTCATAGGCGGCAAGCAGCGTATTCCCGTCATCTCTCCCGATATAGCCGCCGTCGATGAGAGCGGTGATAGCGTCGACCGTGGAGCGCACCCGCAGGGTGTGATCGACTCGCCCATGCACCATCTGCAATAGTTGAATCGCGAACTCAACATCCCGCAGCCCGCCGCGGCCAAGTTTGAGTTCCCGATCTTGTTCAGCGGCCGGAACATGGGCAACCACCCGTGCCCGCATAGCTTGGGTGTCCTCCACAAATGATTCCCGCTGCGATGCCTCCCACACCAGTGGATGTAACGCTGCCAGATAGGCCTGCCCCAAATCCATGTCACCAGTTGCCGGTCGAGCCTTCAGCAACGCCTGAAACTCCCAGGTATCTGCCCATTTTTGGTAATAGGTGAGATGACTGTCCAAGGTACGAACCAGGGCGCCATGTTTTCCCTCCGGCCGCAGGGCAGCATCAATCTCAAAACATGCCCGTGAGCCGACGCGAATCATTTCACCAGCTACCCGAGTGGCTTTCGCATCTGCTGGATCGCTGACAAAAATCACATCCACATCGGAGAGATAGTTCAACTCCCCTGCACCGCACTTGCCCATAGCAATAACAGCTATCCGACAGTTCACTGCTTCGACGTCAGCAAAAACACTGCCAAATCCGACCGCCAAACTGGCAGTAAGAGCTGCGTCAGCTAAATCAGTAAGCGCCCCCGTCACGGTGGTAAACGGCACCGTCGCAACTCCCGGACGACGCACCGAAGCAAGATAGGTACCAGCCAAATCGTGGGCTGCAATACGCAGCAGCAAACTCCGATAGCTGCGCGACAACGCAGCAACAGCAGCCGCACCCGTCGTGTGGGCAAAATAGCTTCCCGCAGCCTGCCCATGCTGCCGCGGCCTGCCCGGCGCGCCCCCCTCAGCCGACTGAACCGTTTCGCCTGTAGCAGGATCCGCTGTTTCGACTGTGGAAGTCTCCAATGCCGGAATTGGTACTGCGGCAACCGCTTGCAGCAGCGTGTCGAACATGGTTGCTCTGTCGGGGATAGGTTCTAGCAGGGTACGCCACAATGTGGGGTTTGCAACCAGATGATCCCCTAGTGCACGGGAACCGCCAAGGAGTGCAAGCAGTACTACTCGAAAGGTTGGATCACGCCGCAAGACGGCGTCGCATTCGGCAAGCTCTGTTGGTGTGGAAGCGAGTTGGTCGTAGAACCGCACCAACGTATTTAATGCTAGATCCGGGTCGCCGACACCGGACAGTGCCCACAGCAGCACGACGGAGTCGGGATTGTTCCAGCCGAGATATTCCAAATCTTGCTGTGCTTGGGGCTGGGTGAGTCCAAGGGCGGCCGGTGTTGGAACACTCCGGCGGGAGGATCGTGCCTGCTGCATGCTGATAGTTTGTCTTCCGATGGAATCAAATATGGGGTTCTCGTACGTGGATTGTGCAACCAAGCGAACTAGTAGTCGAGTGTGGTGCGCAGCTCCCATTGGGTGATTTGGCGCTGATAGTCGTTCCATTCCCGCCATTTGTTGCGGAGGAAGAATTCAAAAACATGTTCGCCGAGGGTGTCGGCGACGAGCTCGGATTTTTCCATAAGCCGCAGCGCATGGTCGAGGGAGGTTGGAAGATCCTGATATCCCAGGGCGAGCCGTTCGCGCCGGGTCAATGCGGAAATATCATCTTCTGCTGGGTCGTCGAGTTCGTAGCCTTGGGCAATACCGCGCAGGCCTGCGGCCATTATGACTGCGTAGGCAAGATAGGGGTTGCAGGCTGAGTCAATATTGCGGATCTCTACTCGGCGAGATGCCACTTTGCCTGGCCGATAGGTGGGGACGCGCA
The Corynebacterium choanae DNA segment above includes these coding regions:
- a CDS encoding bifunctional [glutamine synthetase] adenylyltransferase/[glutamine synthetase]-adenylyl-L-tyrosine phosphorylase, whose product is MAGMERLSAPNHPMGAAHHTRLLVRLVAQSTYENPIFDSIGRQTISMQQARSSRRSVPTPAALGLTQPQAQQDLEYLGWNNPDSVVLLWALSGVGDPDLALNTLVRFYDQLASTPTELAECDAVLRRDPTFRVVLLALLGGSRALGDHLVANPTLWRTLLEPIPDRATMFDTLLQAVAAVPIPALETSTVETADPATGETVQSAEGGAPGRPRQHGQAAGSYFAHTTGAAAVAALSRSYRSLLLRIAAHDLAGTYLASVRRPGVATVPFTTVTGALTDLADAALTASLAVGFGSVFADVEAVNCRIAVIAMGKCGAGELNYLSDVDVIFVSDPADAKATRVAGEMIRVGSRACFEIDAALRPEGKHGALVRTLDSHLTYYQKWADTWEFQALLKARPATGDMDLGQAYLAALHPLVWEASQRESFVEDTQAMRARVVAHVPAAEQDRELKLGRGGLRDVEFAIQLLQMVHGRVDHTLRVRSTVDAITALIDGGYIGRDDGNTLLAAYETMRLVEHRLQLQRVRRTHTLPEAADEQRWRWLARSSGISPNSQETYAAAAQRWWARTRRSVADVHTKLFYRPLLKSVVALDADTLRLTPAAAQRQFAVLGYQFPDRAWEHLKYLATGARRAAKIQAMLLPTLLGWLSATADPDAGLLNYRRLCDAAKDDSWFLRMLRDEGIVGRRLMTILGNSPFVTDLFLQAPDMVKLLGDGAAGPKLLAADLDHVTTSLVSTALRHGHTDRAIAAARSLRRRELARIAAADLLGMMQVEDVCHALSTVWDAVLEAALQAEIKAALPDSRPAATSEQEAIETIQHPETNPIADHHARDDANQSAALATPHSGAEDVSEEFAPDASIDLAPARIAVIGMGRLGGGELGYGSDADVMVVCKPSPGIDETTAIKWATRIIDRMRRRLAKPSGDPPLDVDLGLRPEGRSGAIVRTLESYRSYYERWGETWELQALLRAAPVAGDAELGQAFVEMIDQFRYPHGGVSKKTVQQVRRMKARVDTERLPKGADRNVHTKLGRGALTDIEWTVQLLQLQHADAYPSLRQPSTLAVLDELANHALLTTEQAAHLRQAWLTATKARNALVLVKGKRHDQLPHPGPQLAPVAGVYGWDPADYQGFYEHYLRTTRQARAVVDTVFWGEASSFEP